Proteins co-encoded in one Salvia splendens isolate huo1 chromosome 4, SspV2, whole genome shotgun sequence genomic window:
- the LOC121799423 gene encoding protein SOB FIVE-LIKE 1-like, producing the protein MNPSKFPQGSSSNESGWTAYIGSPHDDGDDDQEHSKGGEEHKEKDADSDDSMASDASSAPSDQFGHYNKHLGYGYGKGTSERKHGGKKEQKQGDMKQHAEKIKAAKGNADCATRSRKK; encoded by the coding sequence ATGAATCCTTCCAAATTCCCTCAAGGCAGCAGCAGCAACGAGTCGGGGTGGACGGCATATATAGGCTCTCCACACGACGACGGCGATGATGATCAAGAGCATAGCAAAGGTGGAGAAGAGCACAAGGAGAAAGATGCAGATAGTGATGATTCAATGGCTTCTGATGCTTCCTCTGCTCCCAGTGATCAGTTTGGGCATTATAACAAACACCTTGGCTACGGATATGGAAAGGGCACCAGCGAGAGGAAACATGGTGGTAAGAAAGAGCAAAAACAAGGCGATATGAAGCAGCATGCTGAGAAGATTAAGGCAGCAAAAGGCAATGCGGATTGCGCTACGAGATCGAGAAAGAAGTAA